The segment AACGTTCATGGCAGCGTTATCACCGGAGCATGGAGGCCGTCATTGCCTTCGACAGCTACCATGACAACATTTTGAAAAAATTTATCTTCATTGTTTTGAATCGTCAAAATACCCGAAACGATGCCTGCCTCTATATCAACCTCTCCAACAATCCGGCCATCCAGCACCTCGACGCCATCGAACGCTCGATGCTGGCGGGTGCAGTTTATCTTTCCTGGCGCTTTAACGTTCACTCCGTCAAAAATATTTCCGAAAAAGCCACCAGTTTATGGAACAGTCACTTCAAAAATGGCTATCGCAATGTCAATGGGCTCTGCAATGAGATTCTCCAGACACCTGTTCCCAATCGCCACCTTTTCAATGTCAAACGACACGTCAATTTCGCAGAGCGAAAGACGATCACGCAGGACTATAACGTTGAAGAGCTGCTTGAGCATTTGAACTCTGCCACTCCGACATGCCTCTACATCATGGGCAACAATGGATCCGGCAAAAGCTCACTTCTTGGGAAATTGGCAGCACAAATAACCGAGAACAAACAGCCCTCTACAGGCATCACACTTTCGCAATCGAGCCGCTTCCCTAAAATGTCAGGCAACGAGCACTTCTTGTCTTACTGCCTGAAAAACCGTACTCCAAAATATCTGTCTGAGATTGTGCCTAAGCTGATTTCAGCTCTTTGCCGTGACGTAAAAAAACTTGATACCTTTAACCGTTGCCTAGAGCTGCTGGATTTCACACAGAATCTTTATCTAGGCCCAAAACCTCATTCAGATGAATCTTTCGACGTCAATATCGAACATTTGATCTCCATTGGCGAGAGCGCCATTGAAAACGATGAAAGCCTGCGAGACCTCCATGAAGAGTCTCTGGCATTTTATCTGGTTAAAAAAAGCTCACCCGATAATTACATCATTTTCTCAGAGCTGAGCTCTGGCGAGCGAAACATAATAGCCTTACTGGCATTATGCATTGACAGTTCCGCACGAGGAAAAATCGTCCTTCTGGACGAACCGGAGATCAGCCTGCATGTGCGTTGGCAGCAAAGGTTCCCTTTGCTCCTTGAAATCATTTCTCAACACTTGAAAGTTTCGTTCATCACGGCGACGCACTCTCCACTTCTGATTTCCAACGCCCCACTTGACAACACTCACGCTTATACACTTAAAGCCGGAAGCCTCGAATACATTGAGGCCGCGAAGCGACGTTCGGTGGAAACCGCTCTGGTGTCTGTCTTCGATACTTACACACCCTTGAACAAAGAAGTTTACGAGCGCTGCGCCCGACTCGTGGCACTGACGATCGAAGGAAAAAACAGTCAGACCAAACAATTGAAAAAATTTTACAACGATAATTTAAAACAGTTAAAAGACCTGAAAATTACGGTTAAAGCATCCTCCGTCATCAATCATGACAGTCGCCATAAAAGCGACCTCGACCTCATCAACAAAGCCATGGTTGCCATCAAAGCAGTACGTGACGAGGCCAGCGATGCCAGCGCATAAAAACGACATCAGAAACCTTCTGGCGAAATACCGAAAACACTGCATCGGTGATCCCTCAGGCTTGGCAGAGGCGCAGCGCTATATTACCTCGATGACAGACAAAGCCTTGGCTGAATATAAAACCCGTAAAGCGTCAGGCTTCAGCTCAACGACAACCCCCCCTCGCCGAAAAAAAGGTTCGTCTTCGCCCAAGAAAAAGACACTATGGAGTGAGTTTTACGAATACGCGTCACCGACGAACGAAAACGTTACCGGAAAATCCATCAGAAACCACATCCGCACACTGATCGAGGCAGAGCAACACCAGCAGTGCTGCTATTGTCGGCGGCCTTTGCTCAACAACGCCTACGCCAAACCGATCGAGCACATCTTGCCACACAGCATTTTTGTTCAACATACTTTCAATATTCTCAACTTGAGCATTTCCTGCGTCGACTGCAACAGCAAGAAATCTGACGACGTATGGACTGCACACGGGGAAAGATTCTGGCGAACAACTCGCTACCCCACCGCCCGTGCATTCTCCGACATGTACCACCCAAGACTTCATCGCTATGATGAACACATAAAGTTCTTCAGAGTGCAATCAAATACACATTGCATTTCGATATACACAGGCCTGACACCTCAGGGAATAAAACTGTGTGAAAAACTGCTGACGCATATCTCAAAACTCGAAGTCTTCGTCAGCGCCAACTCGGAACTCAAGAAACATATCCAGACCCTCCAGGATGAGCAATCCCAGCCTGGCTCCGCCGCCGGAGACGCCATCGAGGCATTCAAGAAAGCCTTCGACAAAGCCACAGAGGCTATTCTGGAAGATGTCTGAAGGGCGCATCAGCCTGCGGATGCCGGCACAACTTACTGATAAGCTCACTCTTTCCCTCTTCACCACCAAGCCTTCAGGCCGGGGGACGAGATTGGGGCTGTCGATGATCTCCGGGTTTGTTCAGCAATCTAGGGTCTGTGTGAAAAGTCTTGAGACGAAGGTCAGGCAAGGCGAAAACAGCCGAGGAAGCGGAGTTTACGGGTTGTAAATGAGCATTCCGAGGCTGTTTTCA is part of the Pseudomonas fakonensis genome and harbors:
- a CDS encoding AAA family ATPase yields the protein MFYDARELRALSILKKVKKHPGLQAADENELIYSCIAVVSYLLLRGEAPASRPISIDEMTGIGEHAQEAEIPHNNAHLPHLFEALHSPFQGLGTRGTTEFLNYLIDRCIKRLTQVEPRHCKIVSGFAGTVLNHRPYDVIDVVPNVADLSLGTKSQGIKHSFLMSGRISKAQYNLIKLKLHCSQINIRFVDRPRNLPNPNEHRAYLIDAPLPKNLSVDQDKLIHEMASEEILEQIPGDLGDGSLYILTRSANGVNSAEFKRSWQRYHRSMEAVIAFDSYHDNILKKFIFIVLNRQNTRNDACLYINLSNNPAIQHLDAIERSMLAGAVYLSWRFNVHSVKNISEKATSLWNSHFKNGYRNVNGLCNEILQTPVPNRHLFNVKRHVNFAERKTITQDYNVEELLEHLNSATPTCLYIMGNNGSGKSSLLGKLAAQITENKQPSTGITLSQSSRFPKMSGNEHFLSYCLKNRTPKYLSEIVPKLISALCRDVKKLDTFNRCLELLDFTQNLYLGPKPHSDESFDVNIEHLISIGESAIENDESLRDLHEESLAFYLVKKSSPDNYIIFSELSSGERNIIALLALCIDSSARGKIVLLDEPEISLHVRWQQRFPLLLEIISQHLKVSFITATHSPLLISNAPLDNTHAYTLKAGSLEYIEAAKRRSVETALVSVFDTYTPLNKEVYERCARLVALTIEGKNSQTKQLKKFYNDNLKQLKDLKITVKASSVINHDSRHKSDLDLINKAMVAIKAVRDEASDASA
- a CDS encoding HNH endonuclease; translation: MPAHKNDIRNLLAKYRKHCIGDPSGLAEAQRYITSMTDKALAEYKTRKASGFSSTTTPPRRKKGSSSPKKKTLWSEFYEYASPTNENVTGKSIRNHIRTLIEAEQHQQCCYCRRPLLNNAYAKPIEHILPHSIFVQHTFNILNLSISCVDCNSKKSDDVWTAHGERFWRTTRYPTARAFSDMYHPRLHRYDEHIKFFRVQSNTHCISIYTGLTPQGIKLCEKLLTHISKLEVFVSANSELKKHIQTLQDEQSQPGSAAGDAIEAFKKAFDKATEAILEDV